Genomic segment of Terriglobales bacterium:
CTAGACGCGCTATTTCACGAAATCCAGAAGGTCCGGGCTTCAGGGCTGCTGGGGCGCGGAACTGAGCAGCGCGAGGGAAGGCGCGCCCGGGAGCGTCCGCCTCTACAATGCGCACGTGGAGCTGCCACGCATCGCCGCGCTGCTTGCGCCCTTCGGCGTCGAGCTGAACCGAGCGCAACTTGCGCAGGTGGCGACCTACCTCGATCTTCTCCTTCGCTGGAACGCGCGCATAAATCTCACCGCCGTGCGCGATCCCGAGCAGATCGTACAGCGCCACTTCGGCGAGTCGTTCTTCGCGGCCGATCGCTTGAAAGCCGCGCTGGCCAAGGAGTTTCAGCCCACGGCGCTCGACCTTGGATCAGGCGCTGGCTTCCCCGGTTTGCCGTTGAAGATCGCCGCGCCTAACCTGCGCGTGACCCTGATCGAGTCGCACGCGCGCAAAGGGACGTTCCTGAACGAGGTCATACGCGCGCTGGGAGTGGCCGACGCATCCGTCTACCGCGGGCGCGCCGAATCGTTCGCAGCACAGGCCCGGTTGGTGACCCTGCGCGCGGTCGAGGAGTTCGATCGCGTGCTGCCCACCGCAGCGTCCCTGGTTGCGCCCGGCGGACGCCTCGCCTTGATGATCGGTGCTGTGCAGGTCGCCAAGGCCCGCGGCGGCGCGCCCGGGCTGAAGTGGGAAGAGCCCATCCATGTTCCACTTTCCAAGGCGCGGACCCTGCTCGTCGGCATGAACCCGCCGAAGCACGAATCCAATCCGTAAAAAGTGGGAAATGGGGTTAGGTTTCTGGCCCGTTGCCGCGGGAAGTAGAAGGCAGGGAACAGCCTTTGCCAAATTCAGTGGAACAGGACGCGATCAGCGCCGCAGTAGTCAGTCTGTCCGCCGGCCCTGCGGTGCGCCACCGAACATACGAATCAGGATGGTAAACGGTGGGACGGCCCCAGCTTCCGATCCTGCCAGGCTGCCGTTTCGATATTGAGGGGCGAGTGCTGCCAAGCATCAAGTTAGTAAATGGGTGGAAATTCTAGCCAGAATTTTGGCTTTTGCGAGGGGCAAAAGTGGGAGAAAACCACAAAACCTGGAGCTTTGATGGGTCAGGGCGATATTGATTTACTACATAGTTAATACATTAGATGGTTCCTCCCTGGAATTGTTCCACGTGGAACATTTCCGGCGGAACCTTGCCGGCCCTGTCAAAATTGTTCCACGTGGAACAATTTCGCTGCGATTTACACAGCAATTCACCTTGCTGCCAATTCGCGACTGACGTACTCTCATATCGCATCTGCCGAGAATGCTCCGCGGACATCAATGGCTCGCATCATTGCGGTAGCCAACCAAAAGGGCGGCGTCGGCAAGACCACCACCTCCGTCAACCTGGCGGCCTCGTTTGCCGCCGCCGAAGTTCCCACGCTTCTGGTTGACTGCGATCCCCAGTCCAATGCCACCAGCGGCCTCGGTTTGCCGCGGGACCCCGGGCGAATCAGCACCTACAACGTGATCATGGAATTGGCGCCGGCCGCCGACGCTCTCCAGGCCACGGCCCTGGAAAACCTGACCATCCTGCCGGCGCACAAGAACCTGATCGGCGCCAATGTCGAGCTGGTGGGTGCCGAGCGCAGGGAATTCCGCCTGCGGCACGCGCTGGAGCCGCTGCGTGCGCGCTTTGAGTACATCGTGCTCGATTGTCCGCCGGCGCTGGACCTGCTCACCCTGAATGCGCTGGTAGCGGCCGATTCGGTGCTCATTCCCATGCAGGCGGAATACTTCGCGCTGGAGGGAGTGAGCGAATTGCTCGACACGATTGCGCGCGTGCGCTCCAGCTTCAATCCC
This window contains:
- the rsmG gene encoding 16S rRNA (guanine(527)-N(7))-methyltransferase RsmG, coding for MELPRIAALLAPFGVELNRAQLAQVATYLDLLLRWNARINLTAVRDPEQIVQRHFGESFFAADRLKAALAKEFQPTALDLGSGAGFPGLPLKIAAPNLRVTLIESHARKGTFLNEVIRALGVADASVYRGRAESFAAQARLVTLRAVEEFDRVLPTAASLVAPGGRLALMIGAVQVAKARGGAPGLKWEEPIHVPLSKARTLLVGMNPPKHESNP
- a CDS encoding ParA family protein → MARIIAVANQKGGVGKTTTSVNLAASFAAAEVPTLLVDCDPQSNATSGLGLPRDPGRISTYNVIMELAPAADALQATALENLTILPAHKNLIGANVELVGAERREFRLRHALEPLRARFEYIVLDCPPALDLLTLNALVAADSVLIPMQAEYFALEGVSELLDTIARVRSSFNPALEVEGVVLAMYDDRTNLAQQVTSELRNFFGPKLCSTTIPRNVRLAEAPSFGKPALLYDVRSRGAESYIRLAKELITQHLERQAAPDPVAVASAPAQGEAQ